A DNA window from Coffea arabica cultivar ET-39 chromosome 6c, Coffea Arabica ET-39 HiFi, whole genome shotgun sequence contains the following coding sequences:
- the LOC113692042 gene encoding uncharacterized protein, translating to MEKPLQKLLIQHFSHEHLLERRLFPPEGNCICFGCKLQILPGKHGYRCRKCPFYLHQVCYSMPQKIQHPVDPNHHLTLLAIPSDFDKAIDCEACEQTIAGFYYNCATCGTFYHMLCLATPLSVKLPVHPHTLKLEFSPPYKFQCDLCDMSSHRGWLYRCGFCEFDVHISCAIMNSQAMLQLQPQTRVLEIDGRTDADSKRHELMALVLKGIAGLQGQENFPSQSEYYQPSPLSEYAPTPSFQLSEACFSIDIERSFIHDGLESKEADFHQVQLQESKETKNIAYVVLTKGDVHDPKQPNPVVTPAKNPSDGSRIGTPQKGQKPAIRSHVWVELGQENAKANASNDNAGLVHQTQEQGRWCSCW from the exons ATGGAGAAACCGCTGCAGAAGCTTCTAATACAACATTTCAGTCATGAACATCTATTAGAACGTAGACTGTTTCCACCTGAAGGTAACTGCATCTGCTTCGGCTGCAAACTCCAGATATTGCCTGGCAAGCATGGTTACCGGTGCAGAAAATGCCCCTTTTATCTTCACCAAGTGTGCTACAGCATGCCTCAAAAGATTCAGCATCCAGTTGATCCAAATCATCACCTCACCCTCCTTGCCATTCCTTCTGACTTTGACAAGGCCATTGACTGCGAGGCATGTGAGCAGACTATCGCTGGATTTTACTACAACTGTGCAACATGTGGTACTTTCTACCATATGTTGTGCTTAGCAACTCCTCTATCTGTTAAGCTTCCTGTCCATCCTCACACACTCAAACTTGAATTTTCCCCACCATACAAGTTCCAGTGTGATTTATGTGACATGTCCAGTCATCGTGGCTGGCTTTATCGATGTGGCTTCTGTGAATTTGATGTCCACATTTCTTGTGCCATCATGAATTCACAAGCTATGTTGCAATTGCAGCCACAGACCAGAGTTTTAGAAATCGATGGAAGAACAGATGCTGATAGTAAGCGCCACGAATTGATGGCCTTAGTATTGAAGGGGATTGCAGGCTTGCAGGgtcaagaaaattttccaagtCAATCAGAATATTATCAACCAAGTCCGCTGTCAGAGTATGCTCCAACTCCAAGTTTTCAACTCAGCGAAGCATGTTTCTCAATAGATATTGAAAGATCATTTATACATGATGGTCTGGAAAGCAAAGAAGCAGATTTCCATCAGGTGCAGCTTCAGGAATCTAAAGAAACAAAGAATATTGCCTATGTTGTTTTAACCAAAGGAGATGTCCACGATCCAAAGCAGCCTAATCCAGTGGTTACTCCGGCTAAAAATCCATCAGATGGTTCTCGTATTGGAACTCCACAGAAAGGTCAAAAGCCAGCAATTCGTTCTCATGTTTGGGTGGAATTAGGCCAAGAAAATGCTAAAGCAAATGCATCAAATGACAACGCAGGCCTTGTACATCAGACCCAAGAACAA GGTCGTTGGTGCTCATGCTGGTAA
- the LOC140008638 gene encoding protein VACUOLELESS GAMETOPHYTES-like — translation MEYKHFSHQHNLNIYKVQQGQICRCHGCQSLCHDSIYACWACDFFLHEHCGNATRYVNHPAHPLHPLILIPSPTYCSGSFVCNACGEIGNAFSYCCALCEIDLHLNCAFMPPKVSHKAHQHELVVSVGSPDRKGAPEFCKICTKELNSKNWSYCCLKPECDFRVHTFCATSEVKPGLYQGDDPDSEIPEPNSAATEANGNQPKPAPPKPSDPAAELLELQLQMQMAQQLAQMMASFNLSQFV, via the coding sequence ATGGAGTACAAGCATTTCAGCCACCAGCACAATCTCAATATCTACAAAGTGCAGCAAGGGCAAATTTGTCGTTGCCATGGGTGCCAATCTCTTTGCCATGATTCCATTTATGCTTGCTGGGCATGCGATTTCTTCCTTCATGAGCATTGTGGAAATGCAACTCGTTATGTTAACCATCCTGCTCATCCCCTGCATCCTCTTATCCTGATTCCTTCTCCAACTTATTGCAGCGGTTCATTTGTATGCAACGCTTGTGGGGAAATTGGCAATGCATTCTCCTATTGCTGCGCACTTTGTGAAATTGATCTTCATCTCAACTGTGCCTTTATGCCACCAAAGGTAAGCCACAAAGCCCATCAACATGAGCTTGTAGTTAGTGTTGGTAGCCCAGATCGAAAGGGTGCTCCTGAATTTTGCAAAATATGCACCAAAGAGTTGAACTCCAAGAACTGGTCATACTGTTGTCTTAAGCCTGAATGCGATTTTCGGGTGCATACTTTTTGTGCTACTTCAGAGGTGAAACCAGGTCTGTATCAGGGAGATGATCCGGATTCTGAAATCCCTGAACCAAATTCAGCAGCAACTGAAGCCAATGGAAATCAGCCTAAGCCGGCTCCTCCTAAACCATCAGATCCTGCTGCGGAATTGCTGGAGCTTCAGCTCCAGATGCAAATGGCTCAGCAACTCGCACAGATGATGGCATCTTTCAATCTCAGCCAGTTTGTGTAG